One genomic segment of Microbacterium sp. ProA8 includes these proteins:
- a CDS encoding arylsulfatase: MPIDRHARTMLPIPDRPAAGLTTYDAKDPATSYPPIEPLLPPEGAPNVLIVLLDDVGFGASSAFGGPCATPNAERLAAGGLKFNRFHTTALCAPTRQAMLTGRNHHSVGMGSITETATSAPGNSSLRPNTKAPLAMTLKLNGYSTAQFGKCHEVPVWQSSPLGPFDAWPSGGGGFETFYGFIGGENNQWEPALYDGTTPVEPPATAEEGYHLTEDLADRAISWIRTQKALMPDKPFFVYFAPGATHAPHHVPQEWADKYRGRFAEGWDAQRDKTFARQKEMGVIPADAGLTPRHDEIPAWDDMPDELKPVLERQMEVYAGFLEHTDHHVGRVLDAIEDLGVLDDTIVYYIIGDNGASAEGTINGAFNEMANFNGMAALETPEFMRSKMDEFGTPYSYNHYAVGWAWAMDTPFQWTKQVASHWGGTRNGAIVHWPNGIADKGGLRSQFTHCIDVAPTILEAAGLPEPAMVNGVQQSPMEGTSMLYAFTEADAAERHDLQYFEMFGNRGVYHRGWSAVTKHRTPWVMTGGGMVAFDDDVWELYDGNVDYSQARDLAAEQPERLHELQRLWLIEAVKYNVLPLDDRTADRLNPDIAGRPTLVKGTSQLLYPGMGRLSENSVVSIKNKSFSVTADVTVPAEGARGVIIAQGGRFGGWSLYVDDGGLKFVYNVLGIQHFATAADSRLTEGAHRVRMEFAYDGGGLAKGGDVTLLCDGVAVGTGRVGATQPLVFSADETTDVGYESGTPVSEDYTPQGSRFTGKIHWVRIDTGDDDHDHFIDPEERLRVAMARQ, from the coding sequence ATGCCCATCGACCGCCACGCGCGCACCATGCTGCCCATTCCCGACCGCCCGGCCGCGGGCCTCACGACCTACGACGCCAAGGATCCTGCTACCTCGTATCCGCCGATCGAGCCGCTGCTTCCTCCCGAGGGCGCACCCAACGTGCTCATCGTGCTTCTCGACGATGTCGGGTTCGGGGCGTCGAGCGCCTTCGGCGGTCCGTGTGCGACCCCGAACGCCGAGAGGCTCGCTGCCGGCGGGCTGAAGTTCAACCGCTTCCACACCACGGCGCTCTGCGCCCCGACGCGCCAGGCGATGCTCACCGGCCGCAATCACCACTCGGTCGGCATGGGCAGCATCACCGAGACCGCCACGTCCGCACCCGGCAACAGTTCGCTGCGCCCGAACACCAAGGCGCCACTGGCGATGACCCTGAAGCTGAACGGGTACTCGACGGCGCAGTTCGGCAAGTGCCATGAGGTGCCGGTGTGGCAGTCATCGCCTCTCGGCCCCTTCGATGCGTGGCCTTCGGGGGGCGGCGGGTTCGAGACCTTCTATGGCTTCATCGGCGGCGAGAACAACCAGTGGGAGCCGGCGCTGTACGACGGGACGACTCCGGTCGAGCCGCCCGCGACGGCGGAGGAGGGCTATCACCTGACCGAGGACCTCGCCGACCGCGCGATCAGCTGGATCCGGACGCAGAAGGCGCTCATGCCGGACAAGCCCTTCTTCGTCTACTTCGCACCGGGTGCGACGCACGCGCCGCACCACGTGCCCCAGGAGTGGGCCGACAAGTACAGGGGCAGGTTCGCCGAGGGATGGGACGCCCAGCGGGACAAGACGTTCGCTCGGCAGAAGGAGATGGGCGTCATCCCGGCGGACGCCGGGCTCACGCCGCGACACGACGAGATCCCTGCCTGGGACGACATGCCCGACGAGCTCAAGCCCGTGCTCGAGCGCCAGATGGAGGTCTACGCGGGCTTCCTCGAGCACACCGACCACCACGTCGGCCGCGTGCTCGATGCCATCGAGGATCTCGGCGTGCTGGACGACACGATCGTCTACTACATCATCGGAGACAACGGCGCCTCGGCCGAGGGCACGATCAACGGCGCCTTCAACGAGATGGCGAACTTCAACGGGATGGCCGCCCTCGAGACGCCCGAGTTCATGCGCTCGAAGATGGACGAGTTCGGCACGCCCTACTCGTACAACCACTACGCGGTGGGATGGGCCTGGGCGATGGACACCCCGTTCCAGTGGACCAAGCAGGTGGCTTCGCACTGGGGCGGCACCCGCAACGGCGCGATCGTGCACTGGCCGAACGGCATCGCCGACAAGGGCGGGTTGCGCTCGCAGTTCACGCACTGCATCGACGTCGCCCCGACCATCCTCGAGGCCGCAGGTCTTCCCGAGCCGGCGATGGTCAACGGCGTGCAGCAGTCGCCGATGGAGGGCACGAGCATGCTCTACGCCTTCACCGAGGCGGATGCCGCAGAGCGCCATGATCTGCAGTACTTCGAGATGTTCGGCAACCGCGGCGTGTACCACCGGGGCTGGAGCGCCGTCACCAAGCACCGCACCCCCTGGGTCATGACGGGCGGAGGGATGGTGGCGTTCGACGACGACGTGTGGGAGTTGTACGACGGGAACGTCGACTACAGCCAAGCGCGCGATCTCGCGGCGGAGCAGCCGGAGCGTCTGCACGAGCTGCAGCGCCTCTGGCTGATCGAGGCCGTGAAGTACAACGTGCTGCCGCTCGACGACCGCACCGCCGATCGGCTCAATCCCGACATCGCAGGGCGGCCCACGCTCGTGAAGGGTACATCGCAGCTCCTCTACCCCGGGATGGGCCGGCTGTCGGAGAACAGCGTCGTGAGCATCAAGAACAAGTCGTTCTCGGTGACGGCCGACGTCACGGTGCCGGCCGAGGGTGCTCGCGGCGTCATCATCGCGCAGGGCGGCCGCTTCGGCGGTTGGAGCCTCTACGTCGATGACGGCGGCCTGAAATTCGTCTACAACGTGCTGGGCATCCAGCACTTCGCCACTGCGGCGGACTCTCGGCTCACCGAGGGCGCGCATCGGGTGCGGATGGAGTTCGCCTACGACGGCGGCGGGCTGGCCAAGGGGGGAGACGTCACACTGCTATGCGACGGGGTCGCCGTCGGCACCGGCCGGGTGGGGGCCACTCAGCCGCTGGTGTTCTCGGCGGACGAGACCACCGACGTCGGCTACGAGTCGGGCACGCCGGTGAGCGAGGACTACACGCCACAGGGCAGCCGGTTCACGGGGAAGATCCACTGGGTGCGGATCGACACCGGCGACGACGATCACGATCACTTCATCGACCCCGAGGAACGGCTTCGCGTGGCCATGGCACGCCAGTGA
- a CDS encoding DUF998 domain-containing protein, protein MTQTSLDLPSPEGQPRTHHAPRVLDRFSERSLESLALGAGAVSFVIVAILAMVAFGFQPTPISGPGSVGQFAAIASGVVAFLAVIGGRILVHRQGVHRRLTPLDYVDVAALAFAHAVIALLGWTLLAVILEDAFIGAEVFPLAVLILAGATSAMTAYLAFYSATHMDLQLLAVVLAVFLVFGVLASMLTASDPDWWKDNLSALGMSSNVSAFAFNITIIVAGFLVTTLARYSTRGIPTTHPKGIARVRLTLIVVGVFLGMVGVFPVDQFFALHTGVASGMVVAYGVLVIALPRWIPSMPRAFVALGWLFLAVTLVLAVFFFIGYYTLTAVELVAGILVFTWIVLFIRNAAALAQDARHEPSAEASAG, encoded by the coding sequence ATGACCCAGACTTCGCTCGATCTGCCTTCGCCCGAGGGTCAGCCGCGGACTCATCACGCACCACGCGTGCTCGACCGGTTCAGCGAGCGGTCGCTCGAGTCCCTCGCGCTCGGCGCGGGCGCCGTCTCGTTCGTCATCGTCGCCATCCTCGCGATGGTCGCGTTCGGGTTCCAGCCGACCCCGATCTCGGGTCCGGGCTCGGTGGGCCAGTTCGCGGCGATCGCGTCCGGCGTCGTGGCGTTCCTCGCGGTGATCGGAGGCCGGATCCTCGTCCACCGGCAGGGCGTGCACCGTCGCCTCACGCCGCTGGACTACGTCGATGTCGCCGCGCTGGCCTTCGCCCACGCCGTCATCGCGCTCCTCGGCTGGACGCTGCTGGCCGTGATCCTGGAGGACGCCTTCATCGGAGCCGAGGTGTTCCCGCTCGCCGTGCTCATCCTCGCCGGCGCCACCTCGGCGATGACGGCCTACCTCGCGTTCTACTCCGCGACCCACATGGATCTGCAGCTGCTCGCCGTCGTCCTCGCGGTGTTCCTCGTCTTCGGCGTGCTCGCCAGCATGCTCACCGCCAGCGACCCCGACTGGTGGAAAGACAACCTGAGTGCTCTCGGCATGTCGTCGAACGTGTCGGCGTTCGCCTTCAACATCACGATCATCGTGGCGGGCTTCCTCGTGACGACGCTCGCGCGGTACTCCACGCGAGGCATCCCCACCACCCATCCGAAGGGCATCGCCCGCGTGCGCCTCACGCTCATCGTGGTCGGTGTCTTCCTCGGCATGGTCGGCGTGTTCCCCGTGGATCAGTTCTTCGCACTCCACACCGGCGTCGCGTCGGGCATGGTGGTCGCGTACGGCGTGCTCGTCATCGCCCTGCCGCGGTGGATCCCGTCGATGCCGCGGGCGTTCGTCGCCCTCGGCTGGCTGTTCCTCGCGGTCACGCTGGTGCTCGCGGTGTTCTTCTTCATCGGCTACTACACGCTGACGGCGGTCGAGCTCGTCGCCGGCATCCTGGTCTTCACCTGGATCGTGCTGTTCATCCGCAACGCGGCCGCCCTGGCGCAGGACGCGCGCCACGAGCCGTCAGCCGAGGCGTCTGCCGGCTGA
- a CDS encoding DUF2252 domain-containing protein — MSTTDTAPAAPTWPAPPAVADQIALGRAERDRLPRERLAGLETSGRTPMEILDAQDATRVPDLVPIRTERMAQSAFAFYRGTAAIMAADLGASLSTDLLVGSCGDAHVSNFGLYASPQRSLVFDLNDFDEAAWAPWEWDLKRLVASIVIAGQAVSRDESVVTAAARGAVRTYARALEHGVRRSPLKRYFEHFDAEAAAEGDDPETRAAMRSAVKDAEKRTAARAARRLTVRAADGRTTFVEQPPTMTHVDPAIAQRVSEVFHDYVLSANIDIRVLMQKYGVADVARRVVGVGSVGTRCYLIALQDGDENVLLMQAKEANASVLIEPGKVAQPPAVAGYIDEHGDGSRVVAMQRILQAVSDPFLGHVRGTPADGGPERSFYVRQFHDKKGGFDVDTLEDSAFGWYAEACAATLARAHGQSPTAATVVGYLGGGRVAGEAITEWAYAYADVSRADWQLFRRHRGLDSGD, encoded by the coding sequence ATGTCAACGACCGACACTGCGCCTGCGGCGCCGACATGGCCGGCGCCGCCGGCCGTCGCCGATCAGATCGCCCTCGGGCGGGCGGAGCGGGACCGGCTCCCGCGCGAGCGCCTCGCCGGGCTCGAGACCTCGGGCCGCACGCCGATGGAGATCCTCGACGCCCAGGACGCCACGCGTGTGCCGGACCTGGTTCCCATCCGCACGGAACGCATGGCGCAGAGCGCGTTCGCGTTCTACCGGGGGACGGCCGCGATCATGGCGGCCGACCTGGGCGCATCGCTCAGCACGGATCTGCTCGTCGGGTCGTGCGGCGACGCGCACGTCTCGAACTTCGGGCTGTACGCCTCGCCGCAGCGCAGCCTCGTGTTCGACCTGAACGACTTCGACGAGGCCGCCTGGGCGCCGTGGGAGTGGGATCTCAAGCGCCTCGTGGCCAGCATCGTCATCGCCGGCCAAGCCGTCTCCCGCGACGAGTCGGTGGTGACGGCGGCGGCGCGCGGCGCCGTGCGGACGTACGCTCGCGCGCTCGAGCACGGCGTCCGGCGCAGTCCGCTGAAGCGGTATTTCGAGCACTTCGACGCGGAGGCGGCGGCCGAGGGCGACGACCCGGAGACCCGGGCTGCCATGCGCAGCGCCGTGAAGGATGCCGAGAAGCGCACGGCCGCGCGTGCGGCGCGTCGTCTCACCGTGCGCGCCGCCGACGGGCGCACCACGTTCGTCGAGCAGCCGCCGACGATGACCCACGTCGACCCCGCGATCGCACAGCGGGTGAGTGAGGTGTTCCACGACTACGTCTTGTCGGCCAACATCGACATCCGTGTGCTCATGCAGAAGTACGGGGTGGCGGATGTCGCACGCCGCGTCGTCGGGGTCGGCAGCGTGGGCACCCGCTGCTACCTCATCGCCTTGCAGGACGGCGACGAGAACGTCCTCCTGATGCAGGCGAAGGAGGCGAACGCCAGCGTGCTGATCGAACCCGGCAAGGTCGCGCAGCCGCCCGCCGTGGCCGGCTACATCGACGAGCACGGCGACGGCAGCCGCGTGGTGGCGATGCAGCGGATCCTGCAGGCGGTGTCGGATCCGTTCCTCGGGCATGTGCGTGGGACGCCCGCCGACGGCGGTCCGGAGCGCTCCTTCTACGTGCGCCAATTCCACGACAAGAAGGGCGGCTTCGACGTCGACACGCTCGAGGACTCGGCGTTCGGATGGTACGCCGAGGCCTGCGCGGCGACGCTGGCGCGCGCGCACGGGCAGTCCCCCACAGCCGCCACCGTCGTGGGATACCTCGGCGGCGGCCGGGTCGCCGGCGAGGCGATCACGGAGTGGGCCTACGCGTACGCCGACGTCTCCCGCGCGGACTGGCAGCTGTTCCGCCGCCACCGCGGGCTGGACTCCGGCGACTGA
- a CDS encoding arylsulfatase has protein sequence MSKEFAGTIKVDIRDSVADWAPYELPRAPEGAPNILVILYDDTGLASWSPYGGRVAMPTLDRLAENGLTYTQWHTTSICSSTRSTFLTGRNHHANGMGVIMEGTNGFPGYSGRIPQECATIGQVLQDSGYSTFWVGKNHNVPEEDISSGGSKSQWPLAMGFDRFYGYLGGETNQWYPDLVEDNRFIEAPYTPEEGYHLSKDLADQAIRMIRDQKSSNPSKPWFTWYNPGANHAPHQAPPEYIAKYKGLFDDGYDAYRTWVLERMIERGIMPAGTELTPFDPLPDDQANAADHVKPWDSLSDDEKRLFSRMAEVFAAYSEYTDVEIGRVIDYLEESGQLENTLIFYCADNGASGEGSPDGSVNENKFFNGFPDDLQENLSKIDVLGTAATYNHYPTGWAAAFSAPFKMFKRYAQFSGGSCDPLIIHWPAGIKAKGEIRHQYHHSVDIVSTILDVIGIEFPDEYRGVKQRPLPGVSMKYSFDAAPDAPTEKHVQYYAMLGTRGIWKDGWKAAAIHAPLTGHGRFDEDRWELYHVDVDRSESKDLSAEHPEKLQELIETFDAEAKANFVYPLDDRPAREQLTIDRPQAEPPRERYIYYPDTTAVPESVAVNVRGRSFKIIADVVLEAGAEGVIFAHGSRFGGHTLFLKDGRLNYVYNFLGIPPEQTYTSGALTAGPHAVGMEFIRESAGEHGESIGTCRLYVDDQVVAEGPMRAQIGKFTLCGDGLCVGFDSSDTVSTQYKNPFPFTGGKLLGVAVDVSSEQYLDLELEALAALARE, from the coding sequence ATGTCGAAGGAATTCGCGGGAACGATCAAGGTGGACATCCGGGACTCGGTGGCCGACTGGGCACCGTACGAACTGCCCCGGGCGCCGGAGGGCGCACCCAACATCCTGGTGATCCTGTACGACGACACCGGATTGGCGTCGTGGTCGCCGTACGGCGGGCGGGTCGCCATGCCGACGCTCGACCGCCTGGCCGAGAACGGCCTCACCTACACGCAGTGGCACACCACGTCGATCTGCTCGTCGACGCGGTCGACGTTCCTCACCGGACGCAACCACCACGCCAACGGCATGGGCGTCATCATGGAGGGCACCAACGGCTTCCCGGGGTACTCGGGCCGCATTCCGCAGGAGTGCGCGACCATCGGCCAGGTGCTGCAGGACAGCGGGTACTCCACCTTCTGGGTCGGCAAGAACCACAACGTGCCCGAGGAGGACATCTCGTCGGGCGGCAGCAAGTCGCAGTGGCCGCTGGCGATGGGCTTCGACCGCTTCTACGGCTACCTCGGCGGCGAGACCAACCAGTGGTACCCCGACCTGGTCGAGGACAACCGCTTCATCGAGGCGCCGTACACGCCGGAAGAGGGCTACCACCTCTCGAAGGACCTCGCCGACCAGGCCATCCGGATGATCCGCGACCAGAAGTCGTCGAACCCGTCGAAGCCCTGGTTCACCTGGTACAACCCGGGCGCCAACCACGCCCCGCACCAGGCGCCGCCGGAGTACATCGCCAAGTACAAGGGCCTGTTCGACGACGGCTACGACGCGTACCGCACCTGGGTGCTCGAGCGCATGATCGAGCGCGGCATCATGCCGGCAGGCACCGAGCTCACCCCCTTCGACCCGCTGCCCGACGACCAGGCGAACGCGGCCGACCACGTCAAGCCGTGGGACTCGCTCTCGGACGACGAGAAGCGCCTGTTCAGCCGCATGGCCGAGGTGTTCGCCGCGTACAGCGAGTACACCGACGTCGAGATCGGCCGCGTCATCGACTACCTCGAGGAGTCGGGCCAGCTCGAGAACACGCTGATCTTCTACTGCGCCGACAACGGCGCCTCGGGCGAGGGAAGCCCCGACGGGTCGGTGAACGAGAACAAGTTCTTCAACGGGTTCCCCGACGACCTGCAGGAGAACCTCTCGAAGATCGACGTGCTGGGCACCGCCGCGACGTACAACCACTACCCCACGGGGTGGGCCGCGGCGTTCTCGGCCCCGTTCAAGATGTTCAAGCGCTACGCCCAGTTCTCGGGCGGGTCCTGCGATCCGCTGATCATCCACTGGCCCGCGGGGATCAAGGCCAAGGGCGAGATCCGTCACCAGTACCACCACTCGGTCGACATCGTCTCGACGATCCTCGACGTCATCGGCATCGAGTTCCCCGATGAGTATCGCGGCGTGAAGCAGCGTCCGCTGCCGGGCGTCTCGATGAAGTACTCCTTCGACGCCGCGCCGGACGCTCCGACCGAGAAGCACGTGCAGTACTACGCCATGCTGGGCACCCGCGGCATCTGGAAGGACGGCTGGAAGGCGGCCGCGATCCACGCGCCGCTCACCGGCCACGGCCGTTTCGACGAGGACCGGTGGGAGCTCTACCACGTCGACGTCGACCGCTCGGAGTCGAAGGACCTGTCGGCGGAGCATCCCGAGAAGCTGCAGGAGCTGATCGAGACATTCGACGCCGAGGCGAAGGCGAACTTCGTCTACCCGCTCGACGACCGTCCCGCGCGAGAGCAGCTGACGATCGACCGCCCCCAGGCCGAGCCGCCGCGCGAGCGCTACATCTACTACCCCGACACGACGGCGGTGCCGGAGTCCGTCGCCGTGAACGTGCGGGGGCGCTCGTTCAAGATCATCGCCGACGTCGTGCTCGAGGCGGGCGCAGAGGGCGTGATCTTCGCCCACGGCTCGCGCTTCGGCGGGCACACGCTGTTCCTCAAGGACGGCAGGCTGAACTACGTCTACAACTTCCTCGGCATCCCGCCGGAGCAGACGTACACGTCGGGAGCCCTCACGGCCGGGCCCCACGCGGTGGGCATGGAGTTCATCCGCGAGAGCGCGGGAGAGCACGGCGAGTCGATCGGCACGTGCCGGCTCTACGTCGACGACCAGGTCGTCGCCGAGGGCCCGATGCGCGCCCAGATCGGCAAGTTCACGCTGTGCGGCGACGGGCTGTGCGTCGGCTTCGACAGCTCCGACACGGTGAGCACGCAGTACAAGAACCCGTTCCCGTTCACGGGCGGCAAGCTCCTGGGCGTCGCGGTCGACGTCAGCAGCGAGCAGTACCTCGACCTCGAGCTGGAGGCGCTGGCCGCCCTCGCGCGCGAGTGA
- a CDS encoding AI-2E family transporter, giving the protein MKRDVPPPPAPVLSPGLRVLIVVACAVVVLAGMYFARSLIGPLALAVVLVVICEPVRRPLERRGWPRWTGTTAVIVVAYLVLVVMGLLLWVAGVQFARLVTDYLDQLRGSVDGFVAWLQSVGLDGEATDAAASVLDPSAILRLVSGVGGTVIGVATALFFVVSYIIFMAADAARYRDAERVFGAARRPALARIGRLNTGIRRYYVVNASFGAVVAIIDGLALWALGVPAPIVWAVLAFVTNFVPNIGFVLGLIPPAVLAFVVGGWPMLLAVIAIYSVVNVVLQVLVQPKFVSDAVDLSLTLSFFSVIFWTFVIGPLGAILSIPLTLFVRALVLEGDPGSLWLRWLSGDRTATPAEAARDPHPRS; this is encoded by the coding sequence GTGAAGCGCGACGTTCCTCCGCCCCCCGCACCCGTGTTGTCGCCGGGCCTGCGCGTGCTGATCGTGGTGGCATGCGCCGTCGTGGTGCTCGCCGGCATGTACTTCGCCCGGAGTCTCATCGGGCCCCTCGCGCTCGCGGTCGTGCTCGTGGTCATCTGCGAACCCGTCCGGCGCCCGCTCGAGCGGCGGGGCTGGCCCCGCTGGACGGGCACCACCGCGGTCATCGTCGTCGCGTATCTCGTGCTCGTGGTCATGGGGCTGCTGCTGTGGGTCGCCGGCGTCCAGTTCGCCCGGCTGGTCACCGACTACCTCGACCAGCTGCGCGGCAGTGTCGACGGCTTCGTGGCATGGCTGCAGTCCGTCGGACTCGACGGAGAGGCGACGGATGCCGCGGCCTCCGTCCTCGACCCCTCGGCGATCCTCCGGCTGGTCTCCGGCGTGGGCGGCACGGTCATCGGCGTCGCGACCGCCCTCTTCTTCGTGGTGTCGTACATCATCTTCATGGCGGCCGACGCCGCCCGGTACCGCGACGCGGAGAGGGTGTTCGGGGCCGCGCGCCGGCCCGCTCTGGCCCGGATCGGGCGCCTGAACACCGGCATCCGTCGCTACTACGTCGTGAACGCCTCATTCGGCGCGGTCGTGGCGATCATCGACGGACTGGCGCTGTGGGCGCTCGGCGTGCCCGCGCCCATCGTCTGGGCCGTGCTCGCGTTCGTCACGAACTTCGTCCCGAACATCGGCTTCGTGCTCGGGCTGATCCCGCCGGCCGTGCTCGCCTTCGTGGTGGGCGGCTGGCCCATGCTGCTCGCCGTGATCGCGATCTACAGCGTCGTCAACGTCGTGCTGCAGGTGCTGGTGCAGCCGAAGTTCGTCAGCGACGCCGTCGACCTCAGCCTCACGCTGAGCTTCTTCTCGGTCATCTTCTGGACGTTCGTGATCGGCCCGCTCGGCGCGATCCTGTCCATCCCGCTCACGCTGTTCGTGCGGGCTCTCGTGCTCGAGGGCGACCCGGGCTCGTTGTGGCTGCGATGGCTCTCGGGCGATCGCACGGCCACACCGGCCGAGGCCGCCCGTGATCCGCATCCGCGTTCCTGA
- a CDS encoding carboxymuconolactone decarboxylase family protein: MAATYRDRLRQIALSEAGIRVADFAPDAAHQHMDVRHIDGKALALARLAALIAIGGADPSFGEHADAAVSAGASADEIVDVLVGVRTIVGEPRVVAAAPQIALALGYDLDGAFG, encoded by the coding sequence GTGGCTGCGACGTATCGGGATCGGCTCAGGCAGATCGCCCTCAGCGAGGCCGGGATCCGCGTCGCCGACTTCGCGCCCGACGCGGCTCATCAGCACATGGACGTGCGACACATCGACGGGAAGGCACTGGCCCTCGCCCGGCTCGCCGCGCTCATCGCCATCGGCGGGGCCGACCCGTCGTTCGGAGAGCACGCCGACGCAGCCGTGAGTGCGGGCGCCAGCGCCGACGAGATCGTCGATGTGCTCGTCGGGGTCCGCACCATCGTGGGTGAGCCGCGCGTCGTGGCCGCCGCGCCCCAGATCGCGCTGGCACTCGGGTACGACCTCGACGGCGCGTTCGGCTGA
- a CDS encoding SulP family inorganic anion transporter, producing the protein MSSSPSRLPPWLLPTLSGYRTAWLGRDILAGLTAGAVVVPQAMAYATIANLPVQVGLYTCIVPMLVYAMLGGSRAMSVSTTSTIATLTATTMVSAGIAAGSDDALGSLMMLTLLVGAILLLARVFSLGSLVENISDATALGVQIGVGATVAVGQLPKLLGETANASGEGFFGSIAAAVDALDSADPATMVLSAGSILILLVLKAFAPRVPGALIVVVAGILLVAFTPLEESGVELIAPVPSGLPLPGLPDPTHLVALIPGALAIAVMALLESAAVARGIRQMTEPQVDSNQELLATGAANLAGSFFTTLPAAGGFSQSAVNQGAGAKTQVAGLVTVALAVLVALFLGPVLSLLPQATLAAMVFVAVIALIDIPKLVRWAGISRRDFGIALAVAIVGLTAGLLAAVAVGVVVTLVLVLREINTPKVDITQRRGSAVAIHLGRGLYTANALANERAIVELSTTQAEPVSAVVLDVERLDVVTITVLDALADLDRELAQHGIELHLARLPEPAAEIAGRVDWYRALASAGRVHASIEGGLAAASDPH; encoded by the coding sequence GTGAGCTCCTCGCCGTCGCGCCTTCCTCCCTGGCTGCTGCCGACGCTCTCGGGGTACCGGACGGCGTGGCTCGGCCGCGACATCCTCGCCGGCCTGACAGCGGGCGCGGTCGTCGTGCCGCAGGCGATGGCCTACGCGACCATCGCGAACCTTCCCGTGCAGGTGGGCCTCTACACGTGCATCGTGCCGATGCTCGTGTACGCGATGCTCGGCGGCAGCCGCGCGATGAGCGTCTCGACCACGTCGACGATCGCCACCCTGACCGCGACGACGATGGTGTCGGCGGGCATCGCCGCAGGCTCGGACGACGCGCTCGGGTCTCTCATGATGCTGACGCTCCTCGTGGGGGCGATCCTCCTGCTCGCCCGTGTGTTCTCACTCGGGTCGCTCGTCGAGAACATCAGCGACGCCACGGCGCTCGGGGTGCAGATCGGCGTGGGCGCCACGGTCGCCGTCGGTCAGCTGCCGAAGCTCCTGGGCGAGACCGCCAACGCGTCGGGTGAGGGGTTCTTCGGCTCCATCGCCGCGGCCGTCGACGCTCTGGACAGCGCCGATCCGGCGACGATGGTGCTGTCGGCCGGGTCGATCCTCATCCTCCTGGTGCTCAAGGCCTTCGCCCCGCGGGTGCCGGGCGCGCTGATCGTCGTGGTCGCCGGCATCCTGCTGGTCGCGTTCACGCCGCTGGAGGAGTCGGGTGTCGAGCTGATCGCACCGGTGCCGTCGGGGCTGCCGCTGCCGGGTCTTCCCGATCCCACGCATCTGGTGGCGCTGATCCCGGGTGCCCTCGCCATCGCCGTCATGGCGCTCCTCGAATCCGCCGCGGTCGCCCGCGGCATCCGTCAGATGACCGAGCCGCAGGTCGACAGCAACCAGGAGCTGCTCGCCACGGGCGCGGCGAACCTCGCCGGCTCCTTCTTCACCACGCTCCCCGCCGCCGGCGGCTTCTCGCAGAGCGCCGTCAACCAGGGTGCGGGGGCGAAGACCCAGGTCGCGGGACTCGTCACCGTGGCGCTCGCCGTGCTGGTGGCACTGTTCCTCGGTCCGGTCCTCAGCCTGCTGCCCCAGGCGACGCTCGCCGCGATGGTGTTCGTGGCGGTCATCGCGCTCATCGACATCCCGAAGCTCGTACGGTGGGCCGGGATCAGCCGGCGGGACTTCGGCATCGCCCTCGCCGTCGCGATCGTCGGACTCACAGCGGGGCTGCTGGCCGCGGTCGCGGTGGGGGTCGTCGTCACCCTCGTGCTGGTGCTCCGCGAGATCAACACGCCGAAGGTCGACATCACTCAGCGACGGGGCTCGGCGGTGGCGATCCACCTGGGCAGGGGGCTGTACACCGCGAACGCCCTCGCGAACGAGCGGGCGATCGTCGAGCTTTCGACGACTCAGGCCGAGCCCGTGTCGGCGGTGGTCCTCGATGTCGAGCGCCTCGACGTCGTGACCATCACGGTGCTCGACGCGCTCGCCGACCTCGATCGCGAGCTCGCGCAGCACGGCATCGAGCTGCACCTGGCGCGTCTGCCCGAGCCGGCAGCCGAGATCGCCGGCCGGGTCGACTGGTACCGCGCGCTGGCGAGTGCGGGCCGCGTGCACGCGAGCATCGAGGGCGGGCTGGCCGCGGCATCCGACCCGCACTGA